The window AATGCATACATAACATTAGGTACTACAGACGATATTATAACGTCTTTTATATTATCAAATTTAATATTTTCATATTTAAATAAACTATCTATAAGCATTCCATATTCATCAGAAGTTTTATTTTTGTCTGTGCTTATTCTCCAATGGTGCTTTAATTTTTTCCCCTCATAAACTCCTAATACTGTATTTGTATTTCCTACATCAAATACAAGTAACATACTTTTTACCTTCTTTCTATTTTGATATAAACTTAAGTCCTCTCATTACGCCTGTTACTATTAAAATAGCAACTATCATTTCTGGTATACCATTAGTTATTCCTATTCCCATTATTATCTTACCTACAGAATTTATATCTTGTCCTATAGCTTCAACGAATCTAACTCCGTAAAGTAGGTAAATCATAGAAAGAACTCCCACAGTATTAGTTAATGTTCCTACAGCACCAGTAACAGCAACTGCTAATGCTTCATTTTTTACTATTTTCTTAACAGATACATAAGAGTAATAAGAAACTATACCAATCAAGATTCTTGGAAACACAGATACTAACGGATTCCAAAATACAAACGATATTACTGTTGGACTTGTTATACTCTGTATCATACTAAATATACCGAATATAAGACCTACGATAGCTCCAACCAAAGGACCCTCAATCATAGCTGCAATAATTACCGGTATATGCATTATAGTGGCCTTAGTAGGCCCTATAGGGATAAACCCTAACGGCGTCATACCCAATACTATAGAAACGGCTCCTAGCATTCCTATAACTGTCATTTTTTTTGTTGATAGACTTCTTGTAGCGATCAATTTCTACACCTCCGGTTCTGGCTCATATAGATGCCAGACTTTTTAAATTTATTTTTTATCTATATTAATACGGTCAGACTCCGATTTGGATGTCAGCCATAACTACTTAATTTTATCAATATTGTATACAAGTTTCAACAGCAAATTTTTAATTATTTAAGCTTTAATTCTTTGAATGATGGAATGTTTTTTATTGAATCTGCATTTTTCACTGCATTTATTATACTTTGCTCTACTACTTGTGCTGCTAGTGTTCCAACTAAGTTTAGATCGGCTTCGATTTCTCCTGTTGCCATGGCAAATATAGTATCACCATCATACATAGTATGTATAGGTGATATAGCCTTAGCATAGCCATTATGAGACATTTGAGCTAACTTAGCACATTCAGCCTTATTAAACTTAGCATTCGTAACAACAGCTCCTATAGTAGTATTCTGCATAGAAAAATCTTTTGAATTAACTCCAGACTTCATAAGTTCCACAGTATTTACAAAGTTCTTCTTATCATAGTCAAGACATCCTGCAATTATACTGTCACCTTCATATACATCTCCAAATGGATTAGCCGCAATTATAGCACTCACAACTAATCCATTATCAAGCTTTATAGAACAACTTCCTATTCCACCCTTTGTTGCATAATCAATACCTTTAAATTTACCAATAGTTGCTCCACAACCTGCACCATAATTCCCCTGCTTTAATTCAGTGCTTGAAGCAGCCTCACACGCTCTATATCCCATATTATAATCAGGTCTTATAGTATAATCCCCAACATGAAGATCAAACAATACAGCTCCTACTACTATAGGTACCTTAGTAACACCTACATCAAACCCAATATTGTTCTCTTCCAAATATTTTGCTACTCCACAAGTAGACTCAAGCCCAAATGCAGATCCTCCAGACAGTACTATAGAATGTACCTTATCTACCATATTTATAGGATCTAAAAGATCAGTTTCTCTAGTTCCAGGTGCAGAACCTCTAACATCAACACCACAACAAGCCCCTTTTTCACATATTATAACCGTACATCCTGTAACACCACTTAAATCTTCAACCTGACCTATTTTTATTCCATCTATGTCCAATATATTGTTATACATAATTATGCTCTCCTCTTATAGATACCTCTCCAGATATTAGCTCTTCAATATCATTATCCTCATTTATTATTACAAGATTACCTTCTTCATTTATATCTATACACTTAACTTTTCTTTTTTTATCACCGTTTATTATATATATTTTTTTTCCCAATATAGCAGAGCTTTCTTTACATATTTTTATACAACTGGATTTATCATTTCTTTCTGTATAATCTAAATATAGCTTTTCGAACTCTTCTAATATATTCTTCAATATATCTATTCTTTTAACATCATATCCTTCTTTAAATATAGAAGTTGCTATAGAGTTTATCTCCTCAGGAAAATTCATAGTCTTAACATTCATACCAATTCCAAGTACTATATAATTTATTTGATCTATCTCTGCACCAAGCTCTGTTAATATGCCACTTACCTTCTTATTATTTACAATAATATCATTTGGCCACTTTATAGATGCATCTATTCCAAGATTTCTAAGAGACTTTACAATACTTGCCCCTGCTATTTGAGTTATAAAAGGAGCCTTATGAGGATATATATCTGGCTTTAATATAATACTTAACCATATTCCATCTCCCTTAATAGAATGCCACTCTTTGCCCCTTCTTCCTCTTCCTTTTGTCTGTTCTTCCGATACAACAATCGTTCCATCAATAGAATCTCCAGCTATCTCCTTTGCATAATCATTAGTTGACCCTATAGTATCAAAATGTATAACTTCTTTGCCTATAAAATCTGTATTTAAATCATGCTTTATAATTCCACCACTTAACAAATCAGGACACCCAAATATTTTATGTCCTTTCTTAGTTATAGATTCTATATCATAACCTTGATTTTTTATATTCTTTATATGCTTACTTACAGCACTTCTACTTATACCTAGTCTTTCAGATATATGTTCCCCAGATACAAATTCATCTTTGTTTTCTAATAGGATTTTAATTATCTCGCTTCTCATATAATCCCTCTTTTCATTTTAGATTTCGTTTAATGGCATGTATTTATTCATATTGTCAGCCAGTCGTAATGGACTCAATCACTTGAAATAGTTGTTGCTTAATTCTTTTAATCAATATTATTAATAATTTAAAAATCGTATAATTTTCTTATATTTAGTATAACAAAAACTATATCAAAAGATATATGCTTTAGAAAAACCTGACTCAAAAATTATACGAATTGAAATGTTAGGTACTTTTTTGTTAATGTTTTTCTATAAAACTAAGATTGAGACGTTTAAATATCCGTTAAAAAACTTCATTGTCTGAACATAGTGAGTTTATGAAGTTTTAGGATATTTAATAAGTATCAATTTTTAGTTTTATTAAAACATTAACTAAGTACCGTTATTTCAATGCGTATCATTTTTCAACTAAGCACCATAATAAAAAGGCTACCAACAAAAGTTAGTAGCCTTTTAAATTAACCAAATAAACTAAGTAATACTCCAGCTGCAACAGCTGAACCTATAACTCCAGCAACATTTGGTCCCATAGCATGCATCAAAAGGAAGTTTCCTGGATTTTCTTGTTGTCCTACCTTATTAGAAACTCTTGCAGCCATAGGTACTGCTGATACTCCAGCTGAACCTATAAGTGGGTTTATAGGATTTTTAGAGAATTTATTCATTATTTTAGCTAAGATAACACCACTTGCAGTTCCTATACTAAAAGCTATAACTCCAAGTGCGAATATTTTAAATGTTTGCCAAGTTAAGAAAGCTTCTCCAGTTGCAGTAGCTCCAACTGAAATTCCTAAGAATATAGTAACTATATTCATAAGTTCATTTGATGCAGTCTTTGACAATCTATCAGTAACTCCACATTCTTTAAATAAATTACCAAGCATTAACATACCTATTAAAGTAGCAGCAGATGGTAATATTAAAGAAACTATTATAGTAACCATTATAGGAAATATTATTTTTTCCTTTTTAGATACTGGTCTTAACTGATCCATAACTATATTTCTTTCTTCCTCACTAGTCAGAGCCCTCATAATAGGTGGTTGAATTATAGGAACTAAAGCCATATAAGAATAAGCGGCAACTGCTATTGGTCCCAATAATTCTGGCTTTAACTTTGTAGCTAGATATATAGAAGTAGGTCCATCTGCTCCTCCTATTATACCTATTGATGATGCTGCTTGAGCATCGAAGCCAAAGAATATAGCTCCTATAAATGTAAAAAATATACCAAACTGAGCAGCAGCTCCTAAAAGTAAACTTTTAGGATTTGCTATTAATGGTCCAAAATCAGTCATGGCTCCAACACCCATAAATATCAAAGGAGGGAATATTCCAAGCTCATCTCCCTGATACAAATAATGTAGAAGTCCTCCTGGAAACTTATTCTTAATATCAACAGCCCATATTCCCTGCTGTGCTTGCATTGCAGCTTCTTTGCTATCTATAGGATGCATATTCAAAAGAGTCTGAGGATGACTCATAATATCTGATAAAGGTAAATTCGTAAGAATCATACCAAATGCTATTGGAACCAATAAAAGAGGCTCAAACCCTTTATTTATAGCTAGATACAATAATAAGCAACCCACACCAATCATTATTATCTGCTTATAGTACATTCCAAAGTCTGTAATAACATTGTATATACCCGTACTTTGTATGAAATTAAATACAACTTCTCCCATGGGTAATCCCCTTCCTTACTTTTTTAAGAAATACCTATAATAATCTCACCTGCACTTACAGATGCGCCTTTGCTAACATGAATATCTTCAATAACACCATCTGCTGGTGCCATTATCTCATTTTCCATTTTCATAGCCTCAAGTATTAAAAGAACTTGCCCTTTAGTAACACTATCTCCCTTATTAACCTTTATATCATTTATAGTTCCAGGCATAGGAGCTTTTATTGTATTGGCAGAACCTGAATTACTAGATATGTTTTTATTCAACTTAACTTCTTCTTTTACAGGAATACTTTTTTCTACCTTTGGCTCAATTACTTTAGATTTATTAGCAGATGATTTTTTTGATTTTGAAGAATTAGAACTTTCCTTTATCTCTTCTACCTCAACATCATAACAAACTCCATTTACCTTAACATTAAATTTTTTTATCATATTCATATCCCCCTAGCATTGAACTCATTTGCTCTATTCTTCCAAGTTTTGACCACGAAGTATCACTATTTTCACTTTTCTTTATTTTTTTAATAACAATATTATTAGTAGTCGTATTTAAAGCACAAGCTATAGCCGAACTTATAACTGCAACTATCTCTTTATTATCTTCATCTTGTTTAATATCTTCTTTTACAATTATCTGCTCTTTTTCTTTTTTAGGTTTAGAGCTAGATTTTGTCATTATTTTTACAGCTGCCATTATAACCATAAGGACTACAAATACTATACACATAGAAAGCAGCGTAACAACCAAACTAGCAATTAACTGTTCAGATTTTGTAAGCGCCGTTATATCAGTTTTCATTAAATCTAATAAATTAGTCAAATTCATAGTTTCACCCTCTTATTTTAAAGTGGAATATTTCCATGTTTCTTAGGAGGTCTGCTTTCTCTTTTCGATTTTAAAACATCAAAAGCATCACAAAGTCTAATCCTAGTCAAAGATGGCTGTATAACATCGTCTACAAAACCTCTTTGAGCCGCTTGATAAGGATTGGCAAACTCTTCTCTATACTCTTTAACCTTTTCAGTTCTAACGGATGCAGGATCATCAGATGCTTTTATATCTTTTCTAAATATTATATTAGCTGCTCCATCTGGTCCCATAACTGCAATTTCAGCACTTGGCCAAGCATATACAATATCAGCTCCTAAATCTTTAGAGCACATAGCAAGATAAGATCCTCCATAAGCTTTTCTCGTTATTATAGTTACCTTTGGAACTGTAGCCTCACTATATGCATAAAGCATCTTCGCACCATGTCTAATAACTCCACCATATTCTTGAGATGTACCAGGTAAAAATCCAGGAACATCTACAAAATTCAAAATAGGTACATTAAACGCATCACAAGTTCTGATAAATCTAGAAGCTTTATCTGATGCATTTATATCAAGACATCCAGCCATATATGTAGGTTGATTAGCTATTATTCCTACAGATTCTCCATTAATTCTTGCAAATCCTGTAAGTATATTTCTTGCAAAATAAGGTTGAACTTCAAAGAAATCACTATCATCAACTATACTTGTTATTATATCTTTCATATCATACGGCTTATTTGAATTATCAGGCATTATAGTATCTAAAACATCTATTTTTTCATTAACATCATCACAATCTAATATAGGAGCTTTTTCTAAATTATTAGAAGGCAAGAAGCTAAGTAATTTTCTAATACCCATTATGCAGTCTTCATCAGATTCAGATACAAAATGAGCAACGCCCGATGTAGCATTATGTGTCATAGCTCCACCAAGATCTTGTGCGCTAACCTCTTCCCCAGTAACAGTCTTTATAACCTGAGGACCAGTTATAAACATCTGGCTAGTTTTATCAACCATAAATATAAAATCAGTAAGAGCGGGTGAATAAACTGCCCCTCCTGCACAAGGTCCCATTATAGCAGATATCTGAGGAACAACACCAGAGGCTATAGTATTTTTATAAAATACTTTTCCATATCCAGCTAAAGCATCTACCCCTTCTTGAATTCTAGCTCCACCAGAATCATTAAGTCCAACTACAGGCGCTCCCATCTTAAGGGCCATATCCATAACCTTTTCCATTTTCTTAGCATGCATTTCTCCAAGAGATCCTCCTAAAACAGTAAAATCTTGAGCAAATGCATAAACCAATCTACCTTCTACCTTACCATATCCCGTTACTACTCCTTCTCCAGGAGCATCTACTTTTTCCATTCCAAAGTGATTACATCTATGTTTTACAAAAGCATCTAACTCAATAAAAGTTCCTTCATCAAACAATATATTAAGTCTTTCTCTTGCTGTAAGCTTTCCAGAATTATGTTGCTTTTCTATTCTTTTTTCTCCTCCACCAAGCTCTATCTTAGCTCTTTTCTGTAAAAGAATATCTAGCTTATTTTGTGACATTTTAAATCCCCCCTTCTAATCTCTTTGGCTTAGTTCAAGTAATATACCATGAGTACTTTTAGGATGACAAAATGCAATCTTTGCTCCACCCGCTCCATATCTAGGCTTTTCATCTATCATTCTATATCCTTTTTCCTTAACTTCTTCTATAGCCTTTTCTATGTCATCAACCCTTACAGCTATATGTTGAAGTCCATTTCTTCCACCATTTTTTTCAATAAACTTAGCTATAGGACCATCTTCACAAGTTGATTCTAAAAGTTCAAGTTCAGTTTCTCCAACAGGTAAAAATGCAACTTTAACCTTTTGATCTTCAACAACCTCAGTTCCCTCACATTTTATTCCAAGAACATCCTCATAAAACTTTAAAGTCTCATCAAGATTTTTAACAGCTATCCCTATATGATCAACTCTACTTATATCCATATCAAAATCCCCCTTTTTAATAATTAAAATTCCTGTAATCACTACACACTAAGTCACATTCCCAATGATTCCTTAACAGGCTCCGTTGCTCAAAAATAGTTGCAAGTATAGTTCTTCATCAATGTTGGCACAATTTAAAAATCATACAGTTTTCTATAGAGTAAAAATTCTAAGTTTCACTTTATAATCTTATTAAATATTTTTTCACTAACAGTATAAGGATCAAGCTCTTTGCTTAATGTCTTGATTATCATATCCTCTACTTCTTTTTCATTTTGTATATTTTGAATCTTATCTTCTATTTTTCTATGTATTATCTCTCTTATCTCAGATTTATTTCTCTGAAGCACCTTACTTTTTAATACATCATTCTTTTCCTGATGCTCTTTATGATTTATAATATTTTTAATTAATTCATCTACTCCACTTCCATCATTTGCAACAGCCATTGTAACAGGAGGTCTAAAAATCCAATCCTTCTTAAAATCTAACATCATCTCTATCTCAAGTAAAGTTCTTTTAGCTCCTTCTTTATCTGCTTTATTTACTACGAATACATCTCCAATTTCCATAACTCCTGCTTTTATAGCCTGTATATCATCTCCAAGTCCAGGTACCATAACCATAACAGTAGTATCAGCAGTTTTAACTATATCAACCTCCGATTGTCCAACCCCTACAGTTTCAACAAATATATAATCACATCCATAAGCATCCATAACCTTTATAGCACCATAAGTAGCTTTTGACAATCCTCCTAAATAACCTCTAGTTCCCATTGATCTTATGAACACACCTGGATCTAAATTTAAATCGCTCATTCTTATTCTATCTCCAAGTATAGCTCCCTTAGAGAAGGGACTAGTTGGGTCTATTGCTATAATCCCTACTTTTTTTCCATCTTCTCTAAGTTTTTTTACCAATTTATCAGTTAAAGTTGATTTTCCTGCTCCTGGAGGACCTGTCATCCCTATTACATATGCACCTTTTGTATTTTTATGTATATCTTTTAATATATTAAAATACCCTTCTTGCTCATTCTCTATTATCGAAATAAGCCTTGCACAAGCTCGTTTATTTCCTTCTAATAATTTTTTTATCAAATCCATATTTTCACAACCTTATCAAGCTATTGATTTTTTTAGATTTGCTTTTATAAATTCTATAGTGGTTGTTGTAGTTGTACCCGGAGTAAACACTTCAGCTATTCCATTTTCTTTAAGATAAGGAATATCCTCGTCAGGAATAACCCCTCCTCCAATTACAAGTATATCATCATAAACACCTTCTTCTTTTAAAAGCTTAACAACCTTTGGAAGAAGATGATTGTGAGCACCAGATAAAATACTCATTGAAACAACATCAACATCTTCTTGAATGGCAGTTTGAACAATCTGTTCAGGAGTCTGTCTAAGCCCTGTGTATATAACCTCCATTCCAGCATCTCTAAAAGCTCTCGCTATAACTTTTGCTCCTCTATCATGGCCATCAAGTCCAGGCTTTGCAACTAATACTCTTATAGGTCTCATATTATTTTCTCCCCCTTTATACTATATCATTACACTTTGTTTGTATTCGCCAAATTCTTCTCTCATAACTCCACATATTTCTCCAAGTGTTGCATATGAATTAACCGCATCAAGAATGTAAGGCATTAGATTTTCATCACTTTTACAAGCTTTTTTCAAGTCCTCTAAGTTTTTCTTAACAAGTTCATTATCTCTTCTATCTTTTAATTCTTTTAACTTTTCACACTTTCTTTTTCCAACGCTAGGATCTACTCTTAAAAGATCCTTTGGTGCTTCTTCTTCTACCTTAAATTTATTCATACCAACTATTACTCTTTCATCATTTTCTATTTCCTTTTGATATCTATATGCACTCTCCATTATCTCTTGTTGCATATATCCCTTATCTATAGCATTTGGAGATCCACCAAGAGCATCTATTTTTTCTATTAATTTCATAGCCTCTTTTTCTATTTTATTAGTTAAGCTCTCAACATAATAAGAACCTGCAAGAGGGTCTATAGTATCTGCCACTCCACTTTCATGAGCTACTATTTGTTGAGTTCTAAGTGCTGTTCTAACTGAATCCTCTGTAGGAAGAGCCAATGCCTCATCCTTAGAATTAGTATGAAGAGATTGAGTTCCCCCCATAACTGCAGCAAGAGTTTGAATAGCAACACGAACTATATTATTTTCAGGTTGTTGAGCAGTAAGAGTTGATCCTCCTGTTTGAGTATGGAATTTAAGCATTAATGATTTTTCTTTTTTAGCACCAAATCTCTCCTTCATTATTTTAGCCCAAAGCCTTCTTGCAGCTCTATACTTCCCAACCTCTTCAAATAAATCATTATGTGCATTAAAGAAGAATGAAAGTCTTGGAGCAAAATCATCTACATTAAGACCTGCATCTATAGCTGCATTTACATAAGCTATTCCATTTGATAAAGTAAATGCAACTTCTTGAATAGCAGTAGATCCAGCCTCTCTTATGTGATATCCAGATATACTTATTGTATTCCACTTCGGAACATTTTCAGAACAATATTCAAATATATTAGTTATTAGCCTCATAGATGGCTTTGTTGGAAATATATAAGTTCCCCTTGCTACATATTCCTTAAGTATGTCATTTTGAATAGTTCCTCTTAATTTTTCCATACCAACACCCTGCTTTTGAGCAACTGCTATATACATTGCAAGCAAAACAGATGCTGGTGCATTTATAGTCATAGATGTTGAAACCTTATCAAGAGGAATTCCATCGAATAATATTTCCATGTCTTCAAGAGAATCTATTGCAACTCCAACCTTTCCAACTTCTCCCTCCGAGATAGAATCATCTGAATCATATCCCATCTGAGTTGGAAGATCAAAAGCAACTGATAATCCCATAGAACCTTGATCTATTAAATATTTATATCTTTTGTTAGACTCTTCTGCTGTTGCAAATCCAGCATACATTCTCATAGTCCAAAATTTACCTCTATACATAGTAGGCTGTACACCTCTAGTAAAAGGGTACTGTCCTGGAAATCCTAAATCATCATAGTTTATATCCTCTACATCAAGAGGTGTATATAATCTTCTTACTTCTTCATTTGACCCTGATAAAAACTGAGGTTTTCTCTCCCCAAATCTCGATAAAGCTTTTTCTAATTTTTCTTCTTCCCATTTTTTAAAGCAATCTTGTAATTTATCATTACAACTCATTAACTTCGCCCCCTTATATTTAATTATGAAATTTTATGAATCTAAACTTTCATAATTGTACGCCCATGAAATTTGAATTGCATGTTTACTTACTTATTTTCTACATTTTTTACCTAAATCCTTCTTGTTTTGTTGTAATTTTTGAACTCTTTAGATAATTTAAATTTTAAAAATACGACTTCTTAACATAACTATATTTTCATACTTCCATTTTTCAAAAATCTATCATGCCATGAAAGTGCTTCTGAAATTACATGAGGTGTATGCTTGTATTTTCCATCTAATGCTTTTTCTAAATAATCATTTAACATATCCTTATAATCAGGATGAGCACAATTATCTATTATACATCTAGCTCTTTCAACTGGACTTAACCCTCTCAAATCTGCAACCCCTTGTTCAGTAACTATTACCATAACATCATGTTCTGTATGATCACAGTGAGAAACCATAGGAACAATAGATGATATATCTCCTTTTTTAGCTATTGATTCAGTAGTAAATATAGTTAGGTAAGCATTTCTAGCAAAATCTCCAGATCCTCCTATTCCATTCATCATTCTACTTCCCATTATGTTAGTAGAATTTACATTTCCGTATATATCAACTTCTATAGCTGTATTTATTGCAATTACTCCCAGTCTTCTAGCCACTTCGGGACTATTACTTATTTCTTGAGGTCTAAGTATTACTTTTTCTTTATACTTTGAAAATTTCTTATAAAAATCATCTAGCCTTTGAGGTGATACTGTAAGCGATGTAGCAGATGCAAATTTAACCTTGTTATTATCTATAAGATCTAAAACAGAATCCTGTAGTACTTCTGAGTAAACCACCAAATCCTCAAATTTAGAATCACAAAGACCGCCAAGAACTGCATTTGCTACACTTCCAACACCAGATTGTAAAGGTAACAAATTCTTAGGAAGTCTTCCTTTATCTACTTCATCATTTAAAAATGTTATAAGATTCTTAGCCATTTTCTTAGACACTTCATCTATTGGAGTTACTTCTCTTGTCTTGTCCTTTATATCTGTAAATACTATTGCCGCTATTTTATCAGGTTTACAAGGAATGTAAGGAGTTCCAATTCTGTCAGTTGCATTTAAAATAGGTATCGCTTCTCTATTCGGAGGATTCTTGGTAGAATATACATCATGTACTCCTTCAAGATCCAATGGTTGAGAGGTATTAATTTCAACTATAACTTTATCAGCAGTTTCTACAAATACATTAGCATTTCCTATGGATGTCGATGGTATTATATTTCCATCCTCAGTTATAGCAACAGCTTCTACAAGAGCTATGTCTATATTTCCAAAGTAACCATACTTTATCCATTGAGGGACATGACTAAGATGCATATCTGCATACTGTACATCTCCACTATTTATTTTATTTCTAGAATCTTTATTAGTCTGATAAGGATACCTTCTTTTCATTATGCCTTTTCTAGATAACTCTCCGTCTAATTCATCACCAACAGATGCACCCGTTATAATGGTTAACCCTATTTCTTCTCCCTTATCTTCTCTTCTTGAAAGAGCTAACGGAACAGCTTTTGGATAACCAGCAGGTGTAAATCCACTCGTTCCAACAATCATTCCATCCTTGAACAGTTGAGCAGCTTCATCAGCACTCATAACCTTATTTTTTAAGTAATCGCATCTTAGTCTAGTTTGCATAATACATATCCCCCCAAGTAAACTTTAATTTGCTTTTACTTCATTAAATTTTTCATTACATATTTTAAGTGCAAATAATAAAGCCTTTTTTGCACATCCATAATATCTTTCATTAAAAATACACTCTATTTCATCATAATTTGTTATCTTTCTTCCAACCAGATTCTCTCTAACAAATCTTTTAGCAGTTGATGTTACTAATGTACAATCTAAATCAACTATAGTTCCATTTTCTCTATTTATCAAAAGACCTATAGCTACTACTGTATATAATTCTTGTGCTGTTATACCAGTAGGTAGTTTTGCATATCCAGTTATAAATATATTATTAGATGACATTTTAATAGCAGCCAAAGGCTGCTATTCACCTCCTTTGTATTTTCTAAATCACATAGGTAACTTATGAAGTATAATTGTAAATAAAACCATACCAAGTAATGCAAATGGATAAGTTGCTCCATATCCCGCCGCTGGATCATCACTTCCTACAGCATCTATAGCAGCTCCAAGACCCGGTGTAGATGTCATACCTCCACAGATTGCTCCTGATAACATAATCCAATTTATTT is drawn from Tepidibacter hydrothermalis and contains these coding sequences:
- a CDS encoding ECF transporter S component, with the protein product MIATRSLSTKKMTVIGMLGAVSIVLGMTPLGFIPIGPTKATIMHIPVIIAAMIEGPLVGAIVGLIFGIFSMIQSITSPTVISFVFWNPLVSVFPRILIGIVSYYSYVSVKKIVKNEALAVAVTGAVGTLTNTVGVLSMIYLLYGVRFVEAIGQDINSVGKIIMGIGITNGIPEMIVAILIVTGVMRGLKFISK
- a CDS encoding P1 family peptidase translates to MYNNILDIDGIKIGQVEDLSGVTGCTVIICEKGACCGVDVRGSAPGTRETDLLDPINMVDKVHSIVLSGGSAFGLESTCGVAKYLEENNIGFDVGVTKVPIVVGAVLFDLHVGDYTIRPDYNMGYRACEAASSTELKQGNYGAGCGATIGKFKGIDYATKGGIGSCSIKLDNGLVVSAIIAANPFGDVYEGDSIIAGCLDYDKKNFVNTVELMKSGVNSKDFSMQNTTIGAVVTNAKFNKAECAKLAQMSHNGYAKAISPIHTMYDGDTIFAMATGEIEADLNLVGTLAAQVVEQSIINAVKNADSIKNIPSFKELKLK
- a CDS encoding biotin--[acetyl-CoA-carboxylase] ligase, which codes for MRSEIIKILLENKDEFVSGEHISERLGISRSAVSKHIKNIKNQGYDIESITKKGHKIFGCPDLLSGGIIKHDLNTDFIGKEVIHFDTIGSTNDYAKEIAGDSIDGTIVVSEEQTKGRGRRGKEWHSIKGDGIWLSIILKPDIYPHKAPFITQIAGASIVKSLRNLGIDASIKWPNDIIVNNKKVSGILTELGAEIDQINYIVLGIGMNVKTMNFPEEINSIATSIFKEGYDVKRIDILKNILEEFEKLYLDYTERNDKSSCIKICKESSAILGKKIYIINGDKKRKVKCIDINEEGNLVIINEDNDIEELISGEVSIRGEHNYV
- a CDS encoding biotin/lipoyl-containing protein, whose amino-acid sequence is MIKKFNVKVNGVCYDVEVEEIKESSNSSKSKKSSANKSKVIEPKVEKSIPVKEEVKLNKNISSNSGSANTIKAPMPGTINDIKVNKGDSVTKGQVLLILEAMKMENEIMAPADGVIEDIHVSKGASVSAGEIIIGIS
- a CDS encoding OadG family protein, with translation MNLTNLLDLMKTDITALTKSEQLIASLVVTLLSMCIVFVVLMVIMAAVKIMTKSSSKPKKEKEQIIVKEDIKQDEDNKEIVAVISSAIACALNTTTNNIVIKKIKKSENSDTSWSKLGRIEQMSSMLGGYEYDKKI
- the mmdA gene encoding methylmalonyl-CoA decarboxylase subunit alpha yields the protein MSQNKLDILLQKRAKIELGGGEKRIEKQHNSGKLTARERLNILFDEGTFIELDAFVKHRCNHFGMEKVDAPGEGVVTGYGKVEGRLVYAFAQDFTVLGGSLGEMHAKKMEKVMDMALKMGAPVVGLNDSGGARIQEGVDALAGYGKVFYKNTIASGVVPQISAIMGPCAGGAVYSPALTDFIFMVDKTSQMFITGPQVIKTVTGEEVSAQDLGGAMTHNATSGVAHFVSESDEDCIMGIRKLLSFLPSNNLEKAPILDCDDVNEKIDVLDTIMPDNSNKPYDMKDIITSIVDDSDFFEVQPYFARNILTGFARINGESVGIIANQPTYMAGCLDINASDKASRFIRTCDAFNVPILNFVDVPGFLPGTSQEYGGVIRHGAKMLYAYSEATVPKVTIITRKAYGGSYLAMCSKDLGADIVYAWPSAEIAVMGPDGAANIIFRKDIKASDDPASVRTEKVKEYREEFANPYQAAQRGFVDDVIQPSLTRIRLCDAFDVLKSKRESRPPKKHGNIPL
- the mce gene encoding methylmalonyl-CoA epimerase, giving the protein MDISRVDHIGIAVKNLDETLKFYEDVLGIKCEGTEVVEDQKVKVAFLPVGETELELLESTCEDGPIAKFIEKNGGRNGLQHIAVRVDDIEKAIEEVKEKGYRMIDEKPRYGAGGAKIAFCHPKSTHGILLELSQRD
- the meaB gene encoding methylmalonyl Co-A mutase-associated GTPase MeaB encodes the protein MDLIKKLLEGNKRACARLISIIENEQEGYFNILKDIHKNTKGAYVIGMTGPPGAGKSTLTDKLVKKLREDGKKVGIIAIDPTSPFSKGAILGDRIRMSDLNLDPGVFIRSMGTRGYLGGLSKATYGAIKVMDAYGCDYIFVETVGVGQSEVDIVKTADTTVMVMVPGLGDDIQAIKAGVMEIGDVFVVNKADKEGAKRTLLEIEMMLDFKKDWIFRPPVTMAVANDGSGVDELIKNIINHKEHQEKNDVLKSKVLQRNKSEIREIIHRKIEDKIQNIQNEKEVEDMIIKTLSKELDPYTVSEKIFNKIIK
- a CDS encoding cobalamin B12-binding domain-containing protein, with the translated sequence MRPIRVLVAKPGLDGHDRGAKVIARAFRDAGMEVIYTGLRQTPEQIVQTAIQEDVDVVSMSILSGAHNHLLPKVVKLLKEEGVYDDILVIGGGVIPDEDIPYLKENGIAEVFTPGTTTTTTIEFIKANLKKSIA